One region of Candidatus Uhrbacteria bacterium CG10_big_fil_rev_8_21_14_0_10_50_16 genomic DNA includes:
- a CDS encoding 50S ribosomal protein L14: MVQHRSMIKVADNSGAKKLQVIRVLGGYKKRYSFIGDVMTCVVKEAAPHAAVKKSDIVHAVLVRSRKETRRSNGTYIRFDENAAVIINKENGEPKGTRIFGPVARELRSAGFTKIISLAPEVL, encoded by the coding sequence ATGGTTCAGCATCGATCCATGATCAAAGTGGCAGACAATAGCGGGGCAAAGAAGCTTCAGGTGATCCGCGTTCTTGGAGGATATAAAAAGCGTTACAGCTTCATTGGAGACGTGATGACCTGTGTGGTAAAGGAGGCAGCTCCTCATGCCGCTGTTAAAAAGTCTGACATTGTTCACGCGGTACTTGTACGGTCTCGTAAGGAAACACGTCGTTCCAATGGAACGTACATCCGTTTCGACGAGAATGCCGCCGTGATCATTAATAAAGAAAACGGAGAGCCAAAAGGAACGCGTATCTTTGGACCTGTTGCTCGCGAATTGCGATCAGCCGGATTCACTAAGATCATTTCCTTGGCCCCCGAAGTCCTCTAG
- a CDS encoding 50S ribosomal protein L24: MKIKTGDTVQILAGKDKGKTGKVMQVFPPIKKVVIEGLNLATKHLKGNGQQPGKKIQFPAPMNISNVALVGKDGKSGRVGYEIAEQDGKKTRVRILRKAGKQQSV; the protein is encoded by the coding sequence ATGAAGATCAAGACAGGTGATACCGTCCAGATCCTTGCTGGAAAGGACAAGGGGAAGACGGGTAAAGTGATGCAGGTATTTCCTCCGATCAAGAAGGTTGTTATCGAGGGATTGAATCTTGCAACAAAGCATTTAAAAGGAAACGGACAACAACCGGGTAAAAAGATCCAGTTTCCTGCACCGATGAACATCTCAAATGTCGCCCTTGTGGGGAAGGATGGGAAGTCTGGACGTGTAGGATACGAAATCGCAGAACAGGATGGAAAAAAGACCCGTGTACGAATCCTTCGTAAAGCAGGTAAGCAGCAAAGCGTCTAG
- a CDS encoding 50S ribosomal protein L5, translating into MAQLKEYYKKEIVPALQKELGIMNVNALPKIEKVTLNVGLGRGLKDKAYMDTVTSTLTRITGQKPVFTKARKSIATFKIREGMNIGMKVTLRGPRMYDFIEKLVAVTFPRVRDFRGIELTAVDQAGNFNYGFREHVAFPEVPSDEVDRLHGLQVTITTSSKTRENGLALFRALGFPFKK; encoded by the coding sequence ATGGCACAACTCAAAGAATACTATAAAAAAGAGATTGTGCCCGCTCTTCAAAAGGAACTTGGTATCATGAATGTGAACGCGCTTCCCAAGATTGAGAAGGTAACACTCAACGTCGGACTGGGACGTGGTTTAAAAGATAAAGCGTACATGGATACGGTGACCTCAACACTCACACGTATTACAGGTCAAAAGCCTGTGTTTACCAAGGCACGCAAATCAATTGCAACGTTCAAAATCCGTGAAGGAATGAATATCGGTATGAAGGTGACCCTTCGGGGACCACGCATGTACGATTTCATCGAAAAACTTGTAGCAGTGACGTTTCCTCGTGTGCGAGACTTCCGTGGTATCGAATTAACGGCGGTGGATCAGGCAGGAAACTTCAACTATGGCTTCCGAGAGCACGTTGCGTTCCCAGAAGTTCCATCAGACGAAGTCGATCGTTTGCATGGTCTACAGGTCACGATCACGACATCCTCCAAGACACGAGAGAACGGGCTTGCCCTTTTCCGTGCGCTCGGGTTCCCCTTTAAGAAGTAA
- a CDS encoding type Z 30S ribosomal protein S14, with protein sequence MAKKSMIARANRKPRFASRVIRRCWKCGRLRGYMRDFGTCRICFRELANRGEIPGIMKSSW encoded by the coding sequence ATGGCGAAAAAATCAATGATTGCCAGGGCGAATCGCAAACCTCGGTTTGCTTCGCGCGTCATTCGACGTTGCTGGAAGTGTGGACGATTGCGAGGATATATGCGTGACTTCGGCACATGCCGAATCTGTTTCCGTGAGTTAGCAAACCGCGGAGAAATTCCAGGAATCATGAAATCGAGTTGGTAG
- a CDS encoding 30S ribosomal protein S8, producing the protein MPMTDPISDMLTRVRNGQMARHKQVRAPYSQLKFAIAKIMEKEGYVQKVEVVEAINPLFQDLMLTLKYNENQPQIREMKRISKPGRRVYAKATELPRVFSDIGIAIISTPNGVMTNKDARKRRLGGEVLCEIF; encoded by the coding sequence ATGCCAATGACAGACCCAATCTCAGACATGTTGACCCGTGTCCGTAACGGACAGATGGCTCGACACAAACAGGTACGTGCTCCGTACTCTCAGTTGAAATTTGCGATTGCAAAAATCATGGAGAAAGAAGGATACGTACAAAAGGTCGAAGTGGTAGAGGCGATAAACCCACTCTTTCAGGACCTGATGCTGACACTCAAATACAATGAGAATCAGCCACAAATTCGTGAGATGAAACGTATCTCAAAACCAGGACGCCGTGTGTATGCAAAGGCAACGGAGCTTCCACGCGTGTTCTCTGATATCGGTATTGCCATCATTTCTACACCAAACGGTGTGATGACAAACAAGGACGCACGGAAGCGACGGTTGGGCGGAGAAGTCTTATGCGAAATCTTCTAA
- a CDS encoding 50S ribosomal protein L6, whose protein sequence is MSRIGKQPILLPSGVEATVNGMNVTIKGGKGQLQTSVHANATVELRSGEEGNELVVTMADLDSKLNRSLWGTTRSNLQNMVTGVQTPYQKKLEVNGVGYKVAVNGQTIRLDVGFSHPVEYKLPEGISAEVEKNLITLTGIDKQIVGQVAAEIRKVRKPEPYKGKGIKYLDEIVRRKAGKAAKA, encoded by the coding sequence ATGTCACGTATCGGAAAACAACCCATTCTCTTACCATCGGGCGTTGAGGCAACGGTAAACGGAATGAATGTCACAATTAAAGGAGGCAAAGGACAGTTACAAACATCCGTACACGCAAATGCGACAGTAGAATTGCGAAGCGGCGAGGAAGGAAACGAACTCGTTGTGACCATGGCGGATTTGGACAGTAAATTGAATCGTTCTTTGTGGGGAACAACTCGTAGCAACCTACAGAATATGGTAACCGGTGTGCAGACACCTTACCAAAAGAAATTAGAGGTGAACGGTGTTGGTTACAAGGTTGCTGTGAATGGTCAGACTATTCGCCTCGACGTCGGATTCTCTCACCCCGTTGAATACAAGTTGCCGGAAGGTATCTCCGCAGAAGTGGAAAAGAACCTCATTACATTGACCGGAATCGATAAGCAGATTGTTGGTCAGGTAGCGGCAGAGATTCGGAAAGTGCGAAAGCCAGAACCATATAAAGGTAAAGGCATTAAGTATCTAGACGAAATTGTTCGTCGTAAGGCTGGAAAGGCCGCGAAAGCCTAG
- a CDS encoding 50S ribosomal protein L18 produces the protein MLKKHAQKLRRAYRTRARMHGTEARPRLSVFRSAKHFGAQLINDDLGKTIVSVNDQQFKEAAGKNPTELAAHLGTALAEKAKAAGVDTIVFDRGAFAYHGRVKAFAEAARVAGLTF, from the coding sequence ATGTTGAAAAAGCATGCACAAAAATTACGACGCGCGTATCGAACACGAGCGCGTATGCACGGAACGGAGGCTCGACCACGATTATCTGTATTTCGTTCAGCAAAGCACTTTGGTGCACAGTTGATCAACGATGATCTTGGAAAGACAATCGTTTCTGTGAACGATCAACAGTTTAAAGAAGCTGCAGGTAAGAATCCAACGGAACTTGCTGCGCACCTGGGAACCGCTCTCGCAGAAAAAGCGAAGGCAGCAGGTGTGGATACGATCGTATTTGACCGAGGGGCATTTGCCTATCATGGTCGCGTTAAAGCGTTTGCGGAAGCCGCACGCGTAGCAGGACTAACCTTCTAG
- a CDS encoding 30S ribosomal protein S5, with translation MAEEKKTTQPEVAAEPVVAPVAAVEKTPVKTDASARRRPPQGGRGAGGDRRPRRQQEREPREWEQRILDLARVTRVTKGGKRMRFRAALVIGDKKGRVGFGVAKGPDVQVAIQKAFHQAKRNVITLPLVHGSFPHRVEGKFAAAEIILAPAPKGTGLKSGGAPRLIMELGGVSDCVTKILRGSNPANLAKATFDAIQHMIIPEGVKTDTDQAAAERKAKREDSAKKVVKVEKKAPRKVAPKAA, from the coding sequence ATGGCCGAAGAGAAAAAGACAACTCAACCAGAAGTAGCAGCAGAGCCTGTTGTTGCTCCTGTGGCCGCTGTAGAAAAAACGCCTGTAAAGACGGATGCTTCGGCTCGTCGTCGTCCGCCGCAAGGTGGTCGAGGAGCCGGAGGAGATCGTCGTCCTCGTCGTCAGCAAGAACGCGAACCACGTGAGTGGGAACAGCGTATTTTGGATCTTGCACGTGTGACGCGTGTAACAAAAGGTGGAAAACGAATGCGTTTTCGTGCCGCTCTTGTGATTGGTGATAAAAAAGGACGCGTTGGGTTTGGTGTCGCAAAGGGACCAGATGTGCAGGTTGCGATTCAGAAAGCGTTTCACCAAGCAAAACGTAATGTGATTACCCTTCCATTAGTTCATGGAAGCTTTCCACATCGCGTTGAAGGAAAATTTGCCGCTGCAGAAATTATCTTGGCACCTGCTCCAAAGGGAACGGGACTCAAGTCCGGAGGTGCCCCACGTCTTATCATGGAGTTGGGCGGTGTGTCTGACTGCGTGACAAAGATTTTGCGTGGAAGCAACCCAGCAAACCTTGCCAAGGCAACGTTTGATGCGATTCAACACATGATTATCCCAGAAGGCGTCAAAACGGATACGGATCAAGCAGCCGCAGAACGGAAGGCAAAGCGTGAGGATTCTGCAAAGAAGGTTGTGAAAGTTGAAAAGAAAGCTCCAAGAAAAGTTGCTCCAAAGGCAGCATAA
- the rplO gene encoding 50S ribosomal protein L15, translating to MALTLHTIKPSKGSQTTTKRLGRGIGSARGKTSGRGMKGQGSRSGNSGSSINGLRQMLLRVPKTRGFKSHKIQPAALNLSALSKMTETLITPKTLKNAGLITDVKVGVKLMGDGEAKPSMLVRGCLVTKGARTKIEAAGGKIE from the coding sequence ATGGCATTGACACTTCACACAATTAAACCCTCAAAAGGGTCTCAAACAACCACAAAGCGTCTCGGACGTGGTATTGGATCTGCACGAGGTAAGACATCCGGTCGTGGAATGAAAGGACAGGGTTCACGTTCTGGAAATAGCGGATCTTCTATCAATGGGCTTCGTCAGATGTTGCTCCGTGTTCCAAAAACACGTGGATTTAAGAGTCACAAGATTCAACCAGCCGCTCTTAACCTCAGTGCTCTTTCCAAGATGACGGAGACACTCATTACACCTAAGACATTGAAAAATGCCGGATTGATCACAGACGTAAAAGTCGGTGTAAAATTAATGGGTGATGGGGAGGCAAAACCTTCCATGCTCGTACGCGGATGTTTGGTCACGAAGGGAGCGCGAACGAAGATTGAGGCGGCAGGCGGAAAGATCGAATAA
- a CDS encoding preprotein translocase subunit SecY, protein MFEKLKKIWALKPLRNSIGYVVLMLTLFRLLAHVPVPGIDAAALQSLLSGSQFLGLLNIFSGGTLESFSVVALGVAPFITSSIIFQLLVMVIPALQRWQKDGGEAGRQKLNQITRWVSVPLAALQAYGFIALISQGGGQAGTSFALILTGFSLFMAILVMTAGSVFLMWIGELMTERGIGNGLSILILSGIVAGFPRFIQQSIATFDQSRIVSLVVFLVMAIATVVVVTIINEAVRNIPVNYARHHEAGRLSRGVATQLPLRVSMAGVIPIIFAISVVLFPTMIAQFFVGARSVFLADAARWVIETLANQWIYGILYFVLVFAFTYFYTGVIFRPNEMAENLQKQGAFIPGVRPGEPTERYLAQTMNKILLLGATFLAGIAVLPVAMQPLTGSQSLVVGGTSLLIIVAVIIDVIKQTEAQIVSYEYEQL, encoded by the coding sequence ATGTTTGAGAAACTCAAAAAAATCTGGGCATTAAAACCACTTCGTAACAGTATTGGGTATGTAGTACTCATGCTTACACTGTTTCGATTGCTCGCCCATGTACCAGTTCCGGGAATTGATGCAGCAGCTCTACAGAGTTTGTTGTCTGGCAGCCAATTTCTTGGTCTGTTGAATATCTTTTCTGGTGGTACGTTGGAAAGTTTCTCTGTTGTGGCGTTGGGTGTTGCACCATTTATTACGAGCTCGATTATCTTTCAGCTTCTCGTGATGGTGATTCCGGCATTGCAGCGATGGCAGAAAGACGGCGGAGAGGCGGGGCGACAAAAGTTGAATCAGATCACCCGTTGGGTCTCTGTTCCACTTGCGGCGCTCCAAGCGTATGGTTTTATCGCGTTGATCTCACAGGGTGGAGGCCAAGCAGGAACATCTTTTGCATTGATTCTTACAGGATTTAGCTTGTTTATGGCCATTTTGGTCATGACGGCGGGTTCTGTCTTCTTGATGTGGATTGGAGAATTGATGACAGAACGTGGAATTGGTAACGGACTTTCTATCTTGATTCTCTCTGGAATTGTTGCGGGATTTCCACGATTTATCCAACAATCGATTGCGACGTTTGATCAAAGTCGTATTGTGAGTTTGGTCGTGTTTTTAGTGATGGCAATTGCAACCGTTGTTGTTGTGACCATTATTAATGAAGCCGTGCGCAATATTCCAGTGAACTATGCACGTCATCATGAGGCGGGACGTTTGTCTCGCGGTGTTGCAACGCAATTGCCGCTACGCGTGTCGATGGCGGGTGTGATTCCAATTATCTTCGCAATTTCTGTCGTTTTGTTCCCAACGATGATTGCGCAGTTCTTTGTGGGCGCACGGTCGGTCTTTTTGGCAGATGCTGCACGGTGGGTGATTGAAACACTTGCCAACCAGTGGATCTACGGAATTCTCTATTTTGTGTTGGTCTTTGCGTTTACGTATTTCTATACGGGCGTTATTTTCCGACCTAACGAAATGGCAGAGAATCTCCAAAAACAGGGAGCGTTTATTCCCGGTGTACGACCAGGTGAGCCAACGGAGCGTTATCTTGCGCAGACCATGAATAAGATCCTGTTGCTCGGCGCAACGTTTCTTGCAGGTATTGCGGTATTGCCAGTGGCGATGCAACCTCTTACGGGCTCTCAGAGCCTCGTGGTGGGTGGTACGTCCTTGTTGATCATTGTTGCCGTAATCATCGACGTGATTAAGCAAACAGAGGCACAGATCGTGAGTTACGAGTACGAACAGTTGTAG
- the alr gene encoding alanine racemase, protein MTFAAFLRSLRNSRSIRDAHLLRVEVSRLALAHNARTLKQLIGGRSLAVVLKSNAYGHGLREVGKIADELDSIDCLVVDSIVEARMLRGIGVRKPILIIGYVPKSRLQELTRLRSVTLVVTSLDQVRDVVRLVHRPLSVHIKVDTGMHRQGIAPDQLLETIAVLRTNKSLHLTGLATHFADADGADETMTMDQIRVWNGVVEIYRKHVGEGEFHVSATAGTQFVEETTASLVRLGIGFYGLDSVRDRSLDLKPALSVWAKITSVKHVYVGDSVGYNATYTATSERTIALIPCGYNEGVDRALSNRGTVFFGSAACPIVGRVSMNMTSIDVTDVSGGVQLEDEVEVISEDRGKANSVEAIAALCDTIPYEVLVRISPSLKRWIV, encoded by the coding sequence ATGACCTTTGCAGCCTTTCTTCGATCGTTACGCAATAGTCGTTCAATACGTGATGCGCATCTCTTGCGAGTGGAAGTGTCTCGTTTGGCATTAGCTCACAATGCTCGAACGCTTAAGCAATTGATTGGCGGTCGATCATTGGCAGTTGTCCTTAAGTCAAATGCTTATGGACACGGCTTGCGTGAGGTGGGGAAAATCGCAGATGAACTCGATTCAATCGACTGTCTTGTAGTCGACTCAATTGTAGAGGCACGGATGTTGCGAGGAATTGGTGTGCGTAAGCCAATACTTATTATTGGGTATGTTCCAAAGTCGCGTTTGCAAGAGTTAACACGGTTGCGATCTGTGACGCTTGTGGTGACATCGCTGGATCAGGTACGCGATGTTGTGCGTCTTGTACATCGACCATTGTCGGTTCATATTAAAGTCGACACAGGAATGCATCGGCAGGGGATTGCTCCCGATCAGCTCCTGGAAACCATCGCGGTTCTCCGTACAAACAAGTCTCTCCATCTTACGGGGCTTGCAACACATTTTGCAGATGCAGATGGAGCGGATGAGACCATGACAATGGATCAAATTCGTGTGTGGAATGGGGTCGTTGAGATATATCGCAAACATGTTGGCGAGGGAGAGTTTCATGTTTCTGCAACAGCTGGAACGCAGTTCGTGGAGGAGACAACAGCGAGTCTTGTTCGATTAGGGATTGGATTTTATGGCTTGGATTCGGTGCGGGATCGATCACTTGATCTGAAACCGGCACTTTCTGTTTGGGCAAAGATTACGAGTGTAAAACATGTATATGTGGGTGATTCGGTTGGATATAATGCCACCTACACAGCAACGTCTGAGAGAACGATTGCATTGATTCCGTGTGGATACAACGAAGGTGTGGATCGTGCGTTGTCCAATAGGGGAACGGTGTTTTTTGGCTCAGCCGCTTGTCCGATTGTGGGTCGGGTGAGTATGAATATGACATCCATTGATGTGACAGATGTTTCGGGTGGTGTGCAATTAGAGGATGAGGTGGAGGTAATATCGGAAGATCGCGGAAAGGCGAATTCAGTGGAAGCGATCGCTGCCCTTTGTGATACGATTCCCTATGAGGTTCTTGTTCGTATTTCCCCAAGTCTTAAACGTTGGATTGTATGA
- a CDS encoding adenylate kinase, producing MIILLLGPQGAGKGTQGERLSETLGYPLIGAGALLREEKASGSDLGKRIGEIIDAGNLVPPDMITEMLDKRLQQDDAKEGVLIDGYPRDPEQLRLMFERFTPDLVFVLELDDQTAVERLGGRWMCADGHIYNLQSNPPKQAGVCDVDGGELFQRADDEEGAIRKRLAIYHADTAPLIAQMEERGVRVIKVDASQDIDSVQRDILQTVQEK from the coding sequence ATGATTATATTACTACTTGGACCACAGGGAGCTGGAAAGGGAACACAGGGCGAGCGACTTTCAGAGACGCTTGGCTATCCGCTTATTGGTGCAGGCGCACTGTTGCGCGAAGAAAAAGCGAGCGGATCGGATTTGGGAAAACGGATTGGAGAGATTATCGACGCAGGGAATCTGGTGCCGCCCGACATGATCACGGAGATGTTGGACAAACGTTTGCAGCAGGATGACGCAAAGGAAGGTGTGTTGATCGATGGATATCCGCGTGATCCAGAGCAACTGCGACTTATGTTTGAGCGATTTACACCGGATCTGGTGTTTGTTCTTGAATTGGATGATCAAACAGCGGTTGAGCGTCTAGGTGGTCGGTGGATGTGTGCAGACGGGCATATTTATAATCTTCAATCTAATCCTCCAAAGCAGGCGGGCGTGTGTGATGTCGATGGAGGGGAGTTGTTTCAACGTGCAGATGATGAAGAAGGGGCAATTAGAAAGCGTTTGGCAATTTACCATGCCGATACAGCACCGCTTATTGCACAGATGGAAGAACGGGGGGTACGAGTAATTAAAGTTGATGCGTCACAGGATATTGATTCCGTGCAACGGGATATCTTGCAGACGGTTCAAGAAAAATAA
- the map gene encoding type I methionyl aminopeptidase, with translation MALIKSTHDIESLRRGGKILSDALGAAVKAVKPGVTMRELDKIAEDSMRKAGAEPSFLDYTAGGDTPFPATVCISRNEEVIHGPGDRDIALREGDIVGLDIGCWYEGLCTDMAITVPVGEVTTDARSLMNVTKMSLQKGIEAAKAGKKLQTISQAIENTIKPHGYGIVTSYLGHGVGHAVHEDPMVPNFVSSQFDNPKLRVGMVLALEPMVTLGSEELTLADDDWSAITVDGSIAAHFEQTIVITETGAEILTPFPEV, from the coding sequence ATGGCACTTATCAAATCAACTCACGACATTGAATCATTGCGAAGAGGAGGGAAAATCTTATCTGACGCACTTGGTGCGGCAGTAAAAGCGGTAAAGCCGGGCGTGACGATGCGGGAATTAGATAAAATCGCCGAAGATTCTATGCGAAAGGCGGGCGCGGAACCGTCGTTTTTAGACTACACGGCAGGTGGAGATACACCATTTCCCGCAACCGTTTGTATCTCACGGAACGAGGAAGTGATTCATGGACCGGGGGATCGAGATATTGCCTTGCGCGAAGGAGATATTGTGGGATTGGACATTGGATGTTGGTATGAAGGGTTGTGTACGGATATGGCAATCACTGTGCCTGTGGGCGAGGTAACGACGGACGCGCGATCGCTGATGAATGTTACAAAGATGTCCTTGCAGAAGGGGATTGAGGCGGCAAAGGCGGGAAAGAAATTGCAAACAATCAGCCAAGCGATCGAGAACACAATTAAGCCTCACGGATACGGAATTGTCACAAGCTACCTGGGGCATGGAGTTGGGCATGCCGTTCACGAGGATCCTATGGTACCGAATTTTGTTTCTAGCCAATTTGATAATCCGAAATTACGTGTAGGAATGGTTCTTGCGCTGGAGCCGATGGTGACGCTTGGAAGTGAAGAGTTGACATTGGCCGACGACGATTGGTCAGCGATTACGGTGGATGGATCAATTGCCGCCCACTTTGAGCAGACGATCGTGATTACAGAAACCGGTGCAGAGATTCTCACGCCTTTTCCTGAGGTATGA
- a CDS encoding Holliday junction resolvase RuvX has translation MKRILGIDLGTKRLGFALGEPVTGMAVPLDVVELNGQDPVQLVADMVREDGYDFIVMGEARTADGEATPMSERAAAFAKELQDATGVTVALVNEHLTSRASDTLAEEAGRSRHDDALAAMLIVQEFLNERP, from the coding sequence ATGAAGCGGATACTAGGAATTGATCTGGGAACCAAGCGACTTGGGTTTGCACTTGGCGAGCCGGTTACGGGAATGGCGGTTCCCTTGGACGTCGTGGAGTTGAACGGACAGGATCCCGTGCAGCTTGTGGCCGATATGGTGCGAGAAGATGGATATGACTTTATTGTGATGGGGGAGGCACGCACGGCCGATGGCGAGGCAACGCCGATGAGTGAGCGTGCGGCGGCGTTTGCAAAAGAGCTACAAGACGCCACAGGCGTAACGGTGGCACTCGTCAACGAACATCTTACATCGCGCGCAAGTGATACACTGGCAGAGGAAGCTGGCCGGTCGCGTCACGACGACGCGTTGGCTGCCATGCTCATTGTTCAAGAATTTCTCAACGAACGCCCATAA
- the recO gene encoding DNA repair protein RecO has translation MTSVLTGFVLACRDYREHDRFYTLYTRERGKVQVMAVGARKFQSKLAAHTSPFTELTVMVAHGKLWLKLAGVERGMDFARIREELSLFGLGLGLNELMHRAIGDGEPDASLYAFLADAYAWIQTLPDLTGTRLMFVQSALTLKWLVLIGFGPHADACVRCRTPHGEISQPFISTSHGGLVCNTCVQEQRSSFADAQELTQEVLAALRFLSSAPFEALLTDRLDPLLDTLIEIQDAFTHYHLERELRVPTFLQHIATV, from the coding sequence ATGACCTCCGTCCTCACAGGATTTGTTCTCGCATGTCGTGACTACAGAGAGCACGACCGATTTTATACACTCTATACGCGAGAACGGGGCAAAGTGCAGGTCATGGCGGTGGGCGCGCGAAAGTTTCAAAGCAAGCTGGCGGCACATACATCACCCTTCACCGAGTTGACAGTTATGGTGGCGCATGGAAAGCTATGGCTAAAGCTTGCAGGTGTGGAGCGGGGAATGGACTTTGCGAGGATTCGCGAAGAATTATCCCTTTTTGGCCTAGGACTTGGGTTGAATGAGCTTATGCATCGCGCGATTGGCGACGGTGAGCCGGATGCAAGCTTGTATGCGTTTTTGGCAGATGCCTATGCATGGATTCAAACGCTTCCAGATCTCACTGGTACACGTTTGATGTTTGTGCAGAGTGCGCTTACGCTCAAGTGGCTGGTATTGATCGGGTTCGGACCTCATGCAGATGCCTGTGTTCGCTGCCGCACGCCACACGGAGAGATTTCACAGCCGTTTATCTCTACATCTCACGGCGGTCTGGTCTGTAATACATGTGTCCAAGAACAGCGATCCTCATTTGCCGATGCACAGGAGTTGACGCAAGAGGTTCTGGCGGCGCTCCGGTTCTTATCCTCTGCTCCGTTTGAAGCATTGCTCACAGATCGACTCGACCCGCTCTTGGATACGCTGATAGAAATTCAAGACGCCTTTACGCACTATCATTTAGAACGAGAATTACGTGTTCCTACATTTCTTCAACATATAGCAACGGTATGA
- a CDS encoding asparagine--tRNA ligase, with amino-acid sequence MKTTISQLSTQLEQVVELAGWTYALRSSGKIAFLQFRDGTGYVQVVFEKEKLSDADWELLTHLEQESSVSVTGTVVKDDRSPTGVEVQGITVALVSTSTNYPITPKEHGTDFLMDHRHLWLRSKRPWAMMRVRDTIERATSEFMHDQDFLRMDAPILTPSACEGTTELYEVDHFGRPAYLSQSGQLYSEAGIFAHGRVYDFGPVFRAEKSKTRRHLNEFWMMDAEAAYVDWQENMQIQEDLVLYIIKRVLEERRYELETILERDVSKLEIIKGPFPRIEHKTVVKMLQDAGSDIQEDEDLGADDETILTQQFDMPIFVTKYPAKIKAFYMKADPEDATRALCSDMLAPEGYGEVIGGSEREVDLARLQEKIRAHNLPMDQFEWYLDLRRFGSVPHSGFGYGLERLVMWLCGTKHVREAIPFPRTLNRLEP; translated from the coding sequence ATGAAAACGACGATTTCACAACTTTCTACACAATTAGAGCAGGTCGTCGAACTTGCTGGTTGGACCTACGCATTACGGTCTTCTGGTAAGATCGCGTTTTTGCAGTTTCGTGATGGAACAGGCTACGTACAAGTCGTTTTTGAAAAAGAAAAGTTGTCCGACGCCGATTGGGAGTTGCTCACGCACCTGGAGCAAGAATCTTCTGTATCCGTAACTGGCACTGTCGTAAAAGACGATCGCTCGCCAACAGGCGTGGAGGTACAGGGGATTACGGTTGCGTTGGTGAGCACGTCTACAAACTACCCGATTACGCCAAAAGAACATGGCACAGATTTTTTGATGGATCATAGGCATTTGTGGTTGCGATCTAAGCGGCCGTGGGCTATGATGCGTGTGCGCGATACCATTGAGCGTGCAACGTCGGAGTTTATGCACGATCAGGATTTTCTGCGAATGGATGCACCTATTCTGACACCAAGTGCGTGTGAGGGGACAACGGAACTGTACGAGGTAGACCATTTTGGACGTCCAGCGTACTTGAGCCAATCGGGTCAGTTGTACTCTGAAGCGGGCATTTTTGCTCATGGTCGTGTGTATGATTTTGGTCCTGTTTTTCGGGCAGAAAAGAGCAAAACACGGCGACATTTAAACGAATTTTGGATGATGGATGCCGAGGCGGCATATGTCGATTGGCAGGAAAACATGCAAATTCAGGAGGATTTGGTGCTCTATATCATCAAACGTGTTCTTGAGGAGCGTCGTTATGAGTTGGAGACGATTCTAGAACGTGATGTGTCAAAACTAGAGATTATAAAGGGCCCATTCCCGCGAATCGAACATAAGACAGTCGTCAAAATGTTACAAGATGCCGGAAGCGATATTCAAGAAGACGAGGATTTGGGGGCTGACGACGAAACGATTCTCACCCAACAATTTGATATGCCTATTTTTGTTACTAAGTATCCGGCAAAAATAAAAGCGTTTTATATGAAGGCAGATCCAGAGGATGCGACACGAGCGTTGTGTAGTGATATGTTGGCACCAGAAGGATATGGTGAGGTCATCGGTGGGTCAGAACGAGAAGTAGATCTTGCACGATTGCAAGAAAAAATTCGCGCGCATAATCTTCCAATGGATCAATTTGAGTGGTACTTGGATTTGCGTCGCTTTGGTTCGGTTCCACATTCCGGATTCGGTTACGGGTTGGAGCGATTGGTGATGTGGTTATGTGGCACCAAACATGTGCGTGAAGCGATTCCGTTTCCGCGAACGCTCAATCGTCTTGAACCATAG